GCCTGAACCCCCAggttggggagcagggaggagccaGGGCCCTAGACCCCccaggtggggagcagggaggggctggaggcccAGACTCCCTGGTTGGGAAGCAGGGATGGGCTAGGGGCCTGGACCCTGGACCCTTGGGCTGGAGAGCGGGGAGGAACCCGGGGTCGGGACCCCCAggatggggagcagggaggagccaGGGGCCTGACCGTGGGGTCAGATGAGAAGGGGCTGGGGGCGcagcaggaggggctgggggcccggaCTCCCAGGAtgcggggagcagggaggggctggggggcgggaCCCTTGGGTTGAAGAgcagggaggagctgggagaCCTGACCCCTgggttggggagcagggaggggctagGGGCCCAGACCCCCTGGTCGGATGAGAAGGAGCTGAGGGCCCGGACCCCCAGGTGGtagcaggaggggctgggggcccgaGCCCCTAggatggggagcagggaggggctagGCGCCCGGACCCCCgggttggggagcagggaggaacCTGGGGCCCAGATCCCCAGGTCCGATGAGAAGGGGCTGGGGGCCCGGACCCCCGGGTCCCATGAGAAGGGGCTGGGGGCCCGGACCCCCAGGATGGAAAGCACGGAGGGGCTGCGGGTccgggagcaggggctggggccgCGCGCAGCCCTCACCGTCGGCGCTGATGACCAGCGGCTCGCTGCGCTGCGAGAGCACGTACGGGGAGGACGGCGTGTGGTAGTAGCAGCTGTAGGTGCCGGGCGCGCGGGCGCCGCGCAGCGGGAAGTCGGCCCAGGGCTGCGCCGAGCGGCGGTACTGCACCGGCGCCGCCTCGCCCACGCGGTACAGCGCGAAGCTCATGCCCCCCAGGCGGCCCGCGCAGCGCAGGCTCACGTTGGCCCCGGGCGCCACCACCGGGCCGGGCAGCGCCACCAGCGACGGGCGCGGCAGCTCGTCTGCGAGGGGCACGGACGGGGGCGAGCGCTGGTGCGGCCCTgcgcctcccaccccccttccccgGCTTTCGCCCCTCCtcgtcctccccctcctcctgccgcctcggcctccctccctccggtccctcctgggctccctcttcttctccctggtcccttcccccttcctcgtttcccccttccctctccgcCCTCGGCCTcttcctccctccgtccctccccctcccctccccttcccctcctcatcccccctcccccctcccctccctcagtcTGTCCGTCCCTCTCAATCTctgcctgtgtctccctcagtttctctgcctcctcGTGGATCTCTGTGCCCTTTGCGTCCTTGTCCCTGTGTTGCCCCTGTGTCTTCGTCCCCAAGTATGCCTTTCTGTGTTCTCCGCATCTCCATCTCCCTCgatgtccccttttctctctccgcTTGTTGCCTCACCaaaattctctgtgtttttctctccccccccgtCCCGTGTGTTTTACTGTCCTGAATCTCAGAGGCAGTGTCTCCCCAGTATTTTCTCCTTGTGGTTCGGGGTTTCTCCCAAGGTTTCCTAACCTCAGCACTAGTGACATTTTGGATAAatctggataattctttgttttgcgGGAGGAGGGTGCGGGCTGTCCCGTGCTTTGCAGCATCTCTGGTCTCgctctacccactggatgccagtagcacacCTCTCCCCAGTCACGGCGACCAAAAACGTCTCCGGATATTGCCAAAGATCACCTGGGGGGCACAGTCCTCCCTGTTAAGAATCACCCCTGCTtctctggttctctttctctccccatgtAGCTCTTTCCCTCTGTGTCATTGTAGAagcctgtctttctgtctctttcagctctctctccctgtacgtccgtccctccttttccctccctcatCCTGCCCCAATGTCCCTTCTTTTTCCCCGCCCCAGGACCTCACCTGTCACAAGCAGTTCCAGCGTATCACTCGGGTGGGACCAGACACCCAGACCCCAGCCTAGCCTCCGGTAGCAGCAGTGGTAACTGCCCCCCTGGGCTGGGGTCACCGCCTCCAGGAAGAACTCTGCCAGCTCCATGGACACGCCCCGGTACAGCACAGGGATGATCCTTCCAGACTTGAAGAGTGCAAACCTCCAGGCAGGTTGAGGTGCCCGGCAACTCAAGGTCACGTTGCCCCCAGGGGTTACAATTGCGGCAGGGTGAGCCCCTAGCCACGGCTTGGGGTATGAGGCTGGGGGGACTGAATAAACAGGGCTGCCTGGGTCCCTGGGCTTCCTGAGAGCCCGAGGAGATGGGGTGGGAAGAGAATCACCTGGGGCGATCACTGGTTCTTTCTCATCCTCAGTTTCCTGCTTGCAAAACAGGAGGCACTGACTCCAGTCAAGGATTGTCAACACTAGCTACAAGTCAGAGCATCAGGGCAACTCCTAAGCTTTACTCCATGGTTTGTTTgaatgtttgttcatttctcagagaaagagacagagagagacagaatcagaaacaggctctaggctccaagctgtcagcacagagcctgatgcggggctcgaactcatgatctgtgatgagatcatgacctgagctgaagtcagatgctttactgactgagccacccaggtgcccccagagatcCTATTTCTTGCCCTGCACTATGCCAAGCTCTGAGCcaagggtttttaattttttttttaatgtttatttatttttgagacagagagagacagagcacgaacaggggagggtcagagagagagggagacacagaatccgaaacaggctccaggctctgagctgtcagcacagagcctgacgcggggctcgaactcacggactgcgagatcatgacctgagctcaagtcggacacttaaccgacagagccacccaggcgccccaagggtttttaaattaatttttaaaatactcactccaggctctgagctgtcagcagagagcctgatgcagggcttgaactcatgaaccatgagatcatgacctgagccaaagtcagatgcttaactgactgagccacccaggcgccccttactccATGGTTTTTAAACATAATGTCAAGGGATTGGGTCCCAGAAATCTGCAATTTTAAATTGCTCTTGACTATTTTTAACATAGTCAACATATTTCAATAGTTGCCAGAACTCGCTATCTAtttgggtagaaaaaaaaaaaaagttgtatctGTACCTGAGACCATTCCCCAAAACCAgctgcattgttttattttgttttgttttactgttaaagtatgagaagaaaatacaggaaaatatatttgtccTGGGGGCAGAGACAGCtatcttaaaacataaaacaaaaaactcaggaGAGACAAGGTTAATTAATTTGATGacttcaaatttttaaagttgtgtATGAGAATAGAAGAAATAAGCTAGAAGACAAGCAGCAGCCCTGACAGAAATGACTTATTCATTAATCACAGAGATTAAGAGTATGGAAAGAGGGGGATCTGGGTAGCTCCGTtgactgagtgtctgacttcagctcaggtcacgatcttgcagttggtgagttcaagtcccacatcaagctcactgctatcagtgcagagcccgcttcagatcctttgtgtctttctctctgtccctctcccgcttgcattcccattctctctctctctctcaaaaataaacattttttaaaaaggagtggaGAAAGAAATCCCAAACCCAGCCAAGTTGAAAATTGGACAAATTATATGAATAAGGCAGTACACAGAAGAGGAAGTCCAATTGATTAAAACAcacggcggggggaggggaagttgCTTAATGTTAGTAGTAGtcattacaaaaaattaacagttaagatttttgtgtgtgtgtgtgtgtgtatcagcttgtcaaaaatttaaacaatggTTTATATCCTGTTTGGGTGAAGACAGAGTGAAACGAGTAGTTAGGTCCACTTAAGTGCACCTTTTGAGAAGgcaatttgtccatttctatCAAAATACACAGAGGAAATGACAAACAACCCAATAATTCCTGTTCTGCCCTACACAAATGTAGCTATATGGGCACAAAAAGCTCATACTGGAGCACTCGCTGAATTATTGATTGGGGTAGAGCCGGAGGAGGAtactggaaataacctaaatatacATCAATAAGACCAATAAAATAGAATCCTACCATAAATCAGCAAATGTTAAacggtatttttttaaaaagcagagttaGTTATAATAATATGGAAACATCTGCAACACAGATTGTAAAGTGAAAAATGCGAGAGGCAGAACATTGTAGGTCATGAAATATCAATTTTGCCtcagcaagaaaacaaagaagtatataaatacatacatgtgtcTGAATGCATGgggctttttttaaataaggattcAGAGCTTATTTAAGGAAGATGGGGAAGTGAAAGAGGGAGTTTCTAAGTCCTTTGGTAATAATTTTTAACTCATGAATATATGTTagatttatcattaaaaaataataatttaaaataaattgatagCTAAGGTATCAGTTGTTTTCCAGGTGATTCTTGTTTGAAGTTGTCATGTGGTGGGGGAGgtttcagagaaagaagagatcTCACCaatcagaaaacttgaaaagaggggtgcctaggtggctcagccatctgaacatccaacttcggctcaggtcatgatctcacggtttgtgggtttgagccccgcattgggcttcaagctgacagtgtggagctgcttgggatattctctctctccctctccctctccctctccctctctccctctctcgctgtgcccctctcctgactcgtgctttctctctctctcaaaataaataagtaaaaaaaggtaagaaagaaagagaaaggaaaagaaaaggaatgaaaaagaaaagaaaagacaaaacctGTAAAGAAACCCAAGGCTATCTCAGGGTGGAGAATCTTACTCTCGTGGATGTAGGGTTCCAAATGGGGCAATACTCGGCATTGCCAGagatcctatttcttttttttttttttaatctttacgtatttttaaaattttttttcaacgtttatttatttttgggacagacagagacagagcatgaacaggggaggggcagagagagagggagacacagaatcggaagcaggctccaggctctgagccgtcagcccagagcccgacgtggggctcgaactcacggaccgcgagatcgtgacctggctgaagtcggacgcttaaccgactgcgccacccaggcgcccctaaatctttacatatttttgagagagagagagagagagagagactgagcatgagcaggggagagtcagagagagagggagacacagaatctgaaacgggctccaggctctgagctgtcagcacagagcccgatgcggggctcgaactcacgaaccgtgagatcatgacctgagccgaagtcagatgcttcaccgactgagccacccaggggccccttattttatttttaaagtaatcgtTACACCCAACAAggagctcagactcatgaccccGACATCAAGAGCCCCATGCTCTTCCCGCTGAGCCAGACAGGCGACCCGTACACGTGGGTGATTTTATTACATCCACAGGAAggcccatttcacagagaaggaaacagcaaGCGGTAATTTGTTCAAAGTTGTCAATGAATAATATGGTGAAGCTTACATCTCTTTAGCTGACTCACCTATCCTGGTCACTAAAGGGAGTGAggttagaaggaaagaaaggaaggagaggggagacaagatgaaagaagggaagggagggagggaggaaaatacGGAAATCTGGGGTGAAGCTGGGCACCAAGAGGAAATCTGAGTAGTTGGAAATGGGCTGTCAGCAGCATACAGGTGAACAGATGGAGGGTATTACTCACCAGTCGGCGTGATGTCTGCATCACACAGAGGCCCTGCGGAAGGTGGAGGGGCTAAGTCTTTTCAAAGCCCTAGGCTGCTGCCATCCCTATCTCATTGTGAACCCAGGAACCGAAGTCCCCAGGCCCTCCTTCCTCTGGGAAACAGGATCTTACCTCTCTCGGTAGCCATAACTGTGGACTTCAGTCCTCACCTACTTCAGAAGCCCGAAGTCTGGCCCCAGCCCCCTCTTGCCTCTACACCCAGTGTTCAGGCCCTTGGACTCCCTTCCCCTTTTCCAGGAGACAGTAATCTGAGCCCACAGGGTCTCCTCCCTGGGGGTCAGGAGTCTGGGCCGCCAGCTCCCTTCTCCCCAGAGACCCAAGTGGTCTGGCTTCATCAGAATCTAGGATTCTACACTTGCTATCCCCAGGAGTTCAGGTACCCTAGCATCCTCCTGCCTCCACACCCAGCGAATCctgtccccactccctcctcttcccttccaggAACAGGAATTCGGGGTCCATGTGTCCTTCTGCTTTAGGACCCAAGGATCTGGggcccctgccctgtccccttATTCTGGCCTAGAATTCGGGACCCTCAGCTAGTACTGCCTGACTATCCTGTACCTGCCCTCAGGGAGACTCAGGAGCCCTCTTCCTTGCCCCACACCTGCTCCACACAGCCTgcctccctgcaccccagccAGCCTGGGACCCGGGGAGAAGGGGGGAGCAGCTCACAGAGGGCCAGCAGCAGCAGGATCATGGTGGGCAGATCTCGGCTGGAGCAGAAGTAGGAGCCAGGGCTCAGCCGTGCCCTCTAACGTCTCAGGAAATGCAATATCAGAAAGTCAGAGCTCTGtttaaggaagagaggagggaagtgcGGGCCTCTGGGTGACAGAGTCACAGCCCCATGGTGCTGCGGGAAAAGCTGGGAGAATGGGCAGttcactaattaaaaaagaaaaagaaaaagacaactagcacttattatgtgccagaccctgtgctgcACTATtctgggggcacagagaggagtcAGACCCTATTACTGCCCTAGAGCAGCTCCCAGGCTGATGTAAAGAGAGAGGCCGACCGTGTgagttgagagaaagaaagaaagaaaaggagggaaggaaggaaggaaggaaggacggaaaggaaaggaaaaagaaaagaaaagagaaaagggtgaGCGACTATGGAGGACACATATGGCGCTGAGAGAATCCACAGAAGGCCCTTAACCCTTCTGGGATGAGAGTTAAAGCTTCCAGGACGAACTGATGTTGAGCTGCGACCTCAAATGATAGTTCAGTCATTTGTCCTCTCCCAGCCTCCgcttctccatctataaaatgggctttCCTGAGCAAACTCTAAACTGAGGACTATTGCATTCCGCCTTAGATGGGTCGCAGCTGGAGGACTGGGAGTACAGCTCGGGAGTGACTCCTAGGCGAAAGAGACAGGTTTGCACTTACATCTGCAGCGCCGCCCCCGTTCTTGCCACCGCTTCGGACAGCTGTTCTGCGGCAGTGCGCACGCGCGGGCTCAGACTGCGGAGACGCGCGCGGGGACCACAAGTTCCAGAGTACTCCGCGTCCTCGCCGCGGCCCAGGACAGCTGCTCTTTGCCAATGCGCACGCGCAGATTCAGCGAAGCCTCCGGCGCAGGGACCACAACTCCCAGAGTGCTCCGCGCTcttgccgccgccgccgccgccgccgccgccgacgCGACCAAGATGGCCGGGAGTAAGTGCTGGCGCCGCAGGCGCGCGGGGCCGGGTGGTTCCGGGAGCCCCGAGCGGTGTCGGGGGTAGGGCAGGGCCGAGTCCCGGTAGAGGCGGAGGGGTCGGGGTTAGCGGGGGACGCGGAGATCACGAGAGGGCTCCTTCAGGGTGGGGGTGGCGCGAGAGGGTTAGAGGTCATCAGGGGCATCCCCTGCAGGGGTGACCCTCCTCGCCCCCGCTCCAGGACTCACCGCCTTCCTCAAGGATGTCTGGGCCAAGGAGCCGGTGCTGGTCGCGTCCTTCACCATCGCGGGCCTCGGTGCGTGAGCGTGCATCGCCCCCACCTGGCGTCCCAGCTTTACCCCCATTCCCCGCCCTCGCCGAAGGTCCCATCGCCCCCCACCTGCGTCCATCCTGGAGCTCCGAGGCCCCGTCGCCGCCCTCAACGTTCTGTTGCTCCGCTCGTGTGTCAGCGCCCCCACGCCGACCCCTTGCCTACCCCCCCTCGCCAATATTATGACCCCTTCCCACCCGTACACACCTACCCAAGAGGCCGTGATCCCTCTAAGGGACAGGTTCTCAGCCCTGGGTGTCCATTAAAAGCACCGGAGCGGTAAAAATGTCCGAGTCGTACCCACTTTCCACACTCGCTATCAACCAGATTCAGTGTGGAGTTGAGTGGGGTGGAGGTGGAGCAGGGGAACCCGTATCCTTTGCAAATCCTCAGTGCTGCCTTCATTGATAACCTCTGTTCTAGAACAAGGCTACTCATACTTCAGCGTGCACTGTCATTGCATAGGTCTGGGATGCAGCATTTATATCAGGGTCCCAGGCCTTGTCAGCACGGCTTATCTGTGGGCCACACGCTGGGTGAGGTTCTAGAGCCCCTGTCCCATACGGCCGCCACCGGCCACACTAGCCACTGAGCACCTGAGAAGCACTTTTACGCTCGTGGAAAGTACACACCAGATTCAAGGAACAGGACGAGTATATAAAATATCTCAAGCTTTTTGCATGTTGACTATATGCTGAGTTGTTTGGGATGTACCaggttaaaaagtttttttaattcatttgtatcctttatttttaatgtgagtgTTAGAAGGTGGGATATTAAAGATGTGGCTCTTACATTTGTTTTGGACAGTGCTGGCCTAGAACATTGTTTTATACTCCCTCTGGGACTCCTGGCTCCCACCCTAGGTGAACTGTAATTTCTCAGAGACTAATCCTTTCTCAATGACAACCCCCCTTTCCCTGATTTTGTTACAGTTCATGATTTCTTTGGAACATTCCCAAAATGCTCCCCTCCTGTACCACCCCTGCTGCTTCATGACCACCTCTATGGTCCTGCACTCATTCGGTGACCACCCCtatttcttccctccaccccctctcctgATGATAAATGGGGATCCCAGAGTGCCAAGGGGCCTCCTGGAGGGGCCAGgacctccctgctcccctcctcccatgcATTTGACTCCTACTTTGCCAAGATTCAGCTTCTGCCCCTGACCACCCCCAGtcccccaccccagagccacTGTCCCCTGGGCCTCACTCCTGTCTCTCCACAGCTGTAATTCTGCCCAGCATCAGCCCCTTCACCAAATATGCCACCATGATCAACCAGGCCACGCCCTACAACTATCCAGGTGAGCTGGAAGGAGGGCTGCCCagaaggggtgggggcgggggtagaCTTCCCTGTGCTGGGGGAGGAGTAAGTATGGGTGGGTCTTTCCTCGGCAGGGACAGATTCTGCAGTGCAGgctggactttgtttttttttcttttgagatccAAACCACGTGCCATAAAACTTATTTCCTGTCTGTGTTTACACTTCTGAGTTTCTGTCATTGCAGATTTGTATTCCTCTCTGGGTTTGCTTCTCTGTTGCTTTCTGGATTTTTGTCATTCTGggtctctgccctctctgctctcccatccctctgtgtcccctctctcccctggggTCCCGTTTCCCTCTCTGGGTATAAACTGCCAGTCTAGCCTTTCTCTATGGGCCTCCCGAGATCTGCTGGTCTCAGTGGGCCACCATCCTGCCCCACAGTGCCCCTCCGAGATGATGGGAACATGCCTGACGTGCCCAGCCACCCCCAGGACCCTGAGGGTCCAAGCTTGGAGTGGCTGAAGAAACTGTGAGCACCTCCGGTGACATGGAGGAGGCCCCCTCCCCTGTGGCCAATAAAACGTGAAAAGCGACCCCAGAATCTGAGCTTGTGTGTGATCAGAGGTGGAAACAGTAGACGGTGGCCAAGGCAAGTCTGTGGGTCAGTTTATTGGAGGCAGGGGGGTCAGTCAAAGGCGGGGCTGGCTAGAGTGGGGTAGGGCAGCAGTTTGTCTGGCCCCCGAGAAACCCAGCTGGAGTCCAGGGCCTCATCTGCTTCGAAGCCGAAGTCTTCCTCCACCTTAatctgggggagaggggggcaggcaTGAGCAGGCCTGGGACCTAGAGAAAGGCCGCTGGCCTCACCACTCTGCCTCCTCAGACAACCTCAGGCACCTCGGGGAGAACCCCAAcagccctgccttcccttccaCCCCTGTTCTCtgatcctcctcctcctctgtccccacctgctCCAGTCCTCCGACCTGCCCCCTACCCAGCCTCCTCCAGGTCTCTCCCAACCTTCTCcatcctccttcctgcccccctcctacccctcccttctccaggtctctctccttccttttccaccCAAGTCCCCACCTGGCTTTTCCCagctttctccttccctgcccatCCCAGCCCCTGCAGCCCAACCTGCTTCCTCCAGCTGCCCCAGCCCTGAGCCTGCATGGGCTGCAGGGCCCGGCTCCCACAGCACTGTCACAAAGCAGGAGCCCTGGTCCCACCTGCACTGGGGCCAGTTCTGGAGTCAGCACAGCTCCGGCTCGGCGTCCATCCCGGGGCCCTCGCCGCCTCTT
The Lynx canadensis isolate LIC74 chromosome E2, mLynCan4.pri.v2, whole genome shotgun sequence genome window above contains:
- the NDUFA3 gene encoding NADH dehydrogenase [ubiquinone] 1 alpha subcomplex subunit 3 isoform X2, translating into MRTRRFSEASGAGTTTPRVLRALAAAAAAAAADATKMAGRLTAFLKDVWAKEPVLVASFTIAGLAVILPSISPFTKYATMINQATPYNYPVPLRDDGNMPDVPSHPQDPEGPSLEWLKKL
- the NDUFA3 gene encoding NADH dehydrogenase [ubiquinone] 1 alpha subcomplex subunit 3 isoform X1; translation: MRTRRFSEASGAGTTTPRVLRALAAAAAAAAADATKMAGRVTLLAPAPGLTAFLKDVWAKEPVLVASFTIAGLAVILPSISPFTKYATMINQATPYNYPVPLRDDGNMPDVPSHPQDPEGPSLEWLKKL
- the OSCAR gene encoding osteoclast-associated immunoglobulin-like receptor isoform X1 — encoded protein: MQTSRRLETEDEKEPVIAPGDSLPTPSPRALRKPRDPGSPVYSVPPASYPKPWLGAHPAAIVTPGGNVTLSCRAPQPAWRFALFKSGRIIPVLYRGVSMELAEFFLEAVTPAQGGSYHCCYRRLGWGLGVWSHPSDTLELLVTDELPRPSLVALPGPVVAPGANVSLRCAGRLGGMSFALYRVGEAAPVQYRRSAQPWADFPLRGARAPGTYSCYYHTPSSPYVLSQRSEPLVISADGSGSLDYTRGNLVRLGLAGLVLLSLGTLVFLDWHSRSRIPCSVRP
- the OSCAR gene encoding osteoclast-associated immunoglobulin-like receptor isoform X3, translated to MATERGPLCDADITPTVPPASYPKPWLGAHPAAIVTPGGNVTLSCRAPQPAWRFALFKSGRIIPVLYRGVSMELAEFFLEAVTPAQGGSYHCCYRRLGWGLGVWSHPSDTLELLVTDELPRPSLVALPGPVVAPGANVSLRCAGRLGGMSFALYRVGEAAPVQYRRSAQPWADFPLRGARAPGTYSCYYHTPSSPYVLSQRSEPLVISADGSGSLDYTRGNLVRLGLAGLVLLSLGTLVFLDWHSRSRIPCSVRP
- the OSCAR gene encoding osteoclast-associated immunoglobulin-like receptor isoform X2, encoding MILLLLALWPLCDADITPTVPPASYPKPWLGAHPAAIVTPGGNVTLSCRAPQPAWRFALFKSGRIIPVLYRGVSMELAEFFLEAVTPAQGGSYHCCYRRLGWGLGVWSHPSDTLELLVTDELPRPSLVALPGPVVAPGANVSLRCAGRLGGMSFALYRVGEAAPVQYRRSAQPWADFPLRGARAPGTYSCYYHTPSSPYVLSQRSEPLVISADGSGSLDYTRGNLVRLGLAGLVLLSLGTLVFLDWHSRSRIPCSVRP